The DNA segment TTGTATAAGTCATATGATGTGAAATAGTAAATATATAAGTCATAGGTTGATTATCACGAGTAAAGATGATCTGCGAATGCTATTGTAAGATCACGGATACTTAACTGCACGATAAATAAATGTGGTATATAGAAAAGTTTTTTAGAACTTATAATGAAAAGATAATAACGAAAtctcttaattaaatttattaatttattaaaatttattattatcaatttaaaaaatagacaaATTCCAGATGCTAATGGATAATGCATTTTTATTGTACATTTATAACTcgaaaatattataattatcatGAAAAttcgtattattttattttcctaataaacaattttataattacgttaattatataattttgtataCTAACATTGATATAGTATTGTTTCGGATATATATTTTGCAGGCATCAAATGATAGTGTTGAGTTGTTATTTAATgggtttaattaaattatttattgtttattgaaGAACTTTTTGTAttagaattctctaataatttgTTGTTTATTTTCAGCTGATTTTGATATGTTCTTCCTTCTTATACATATAACAATTTGTTGGTGGATTTAAGTATTACTAGATTATTTATGGTCACATACAAtatatatgtctgatttattgaaaaaagtaaattactaaaaccgattaataactattttagagttaatacaattaacactaaattaagaaaaaacaaacaatgcataactcattacttttttttattagtcaaaatattataatttaaattaattttaacaaaacaacttaaaattataattttaattttatcatgcACGAATAATTacacttatttatttatctaaatgTAAAATCTATAACACACCTAGCTTATaccactttttatttttgaaattggagGTTCCATTTTTGATAGTAAAGAAATAtgaaagtttaaattttgtAGGTACATAAATCAGACCATTCGACTTCTGAAATCAGactatctaatttttatttttaaaaaattaaaaaatttaaggtatagaaattaaattctttaaatttgtgtacttttcacaattttaaaaagagagtCACTCAAATAAAGATGtctaaaatgtcttttttaaagatattttatagtaattaaaatttaacacatataatccaattaattcatgttatttttgtcaaaattaggccaaacaaattaatttaaccgaaaagataataaatcaaatcttaaacggatctgaattaatattttttatagaaaattactACAATACCCTTATTATAAAAAACgactaaaatactcttattatatatattaattttgaaaatcctaaattctaacaTTTTACTTCTCTGCCATTATATGATTAAGATTTagagtttttaaaatatatatatatataataaaagaatttttgtgttataattttaataaaaataatacaatttaatcgattatatgtactaaattttaattaataaaaatatatttaaaaaaaaaacgttttcaatatttttatctaaGTGATTCCTcctaaaaataccaaaaattatAATGTTTGAGTACATCTCTTATCCCACTtccatagaaaaaaaaaatagccgGCTTACACACCATTTTTTTGTACCGTAGCTTCTTTTCAAGAAAATATAATGGTAAATGTTTGTGTGTGGGTACCTTCAAATCCATTGTATCTATTGTATTATACTAATTTACAATTAAAATGCGTCATATAGTGTTCTTTTATCATAAGTTCAGAAGTAAAAATACTAGTTAATTATAAGGAGCAAACGGTTTAATAATCTTACATACACACCGTGTGATGGATGATACATGGTAATCAAATTCGTCATTTCTTAATGCAGCATCGGAACTACATAATTCCCCAATTGTTTAGAGGAAAGGTTTTCAACAAAACAAAAGCAATATATGTTATTGCTTCCGAACAATGATTATACATTATCACTGACCAATCTGCTTCTTAAGTTGTACTATGTTTACATCCCAAAAAAAGCCAAAAGATCTTTGTAAACACAATATTACATTTCTGACCAAGCAATAGCAGAAAACTCAATCACAAAAACAAACCAAATTCAAGTGAGGAAGCCTAACATTGCTGCACCTTGTCAAACTTGTAGCTGTTTGAATATATACATCAAGAATAGGTCAACAATTACAGACCATTGATCATATTCCATAGCCTGCTTGTGCTTGAATGGGAACATTTGACACTGCAAGTAAAGGATTCATTCACCCTGCTTCATCAAAGTGGTATAAGATATAGAGAACAAAAGAACTAACATGATTGTTCTTTAGCAGAGATTTCAGTTACATGTCTCAAGCAAGGGAAGAACATACCTTTGGAAAAGTTATTTGGAAAGGAAGGATCTGGAACTGAGTCCATTTGGAAACTCGCATGAAGTGAACGCTTCTCTGACCTTTTCAAATATGCCAATACTTCCAAAACCACAATTGCAATGATTATGATACTAACAAGGAATCCATAACCTATCTTCCAATCACTCCCTGCCCCAGCCGCTTGCATTCCCAGTACTATGTTCAAGGATGCAAAGAAAAGTGCCATTCTTCCAGACCAACTGTGGTACAAATTCCAAAGATTCCGATACTTGGAATCCTTGTTTGGCCTCAAGAAGAAGGCCAGTATCTGAACTCACATAGCAATTAGTAACAGTAATAGATACAGAGGACTAAACATTGAGTATTATTGTGTATGAGTAGCAGACCTGAAGAATAGTTAGCACAAGGACAAAGATGCCTATTCCTCTGTGAGCTGGTATGTGAGCATGCATGTTGTTGTAGAGCTGTATTCCAAGAAGGACTGTGCCTAGTGTAAATGCAAATCCAACAAACTGAATAACTGAATGGAGATAAAACCAAAGGGGATCTTTGTGCCTCAAGTATCTGGCAACAATTGCCCCTACTGGAAGGATTAGTCCCCATCCTATTATTCCCACTATTCCATGGTTCCTCCTCATCTGAATCAACCCATCTGATGCTGGATCTTGTGGACCTGCCACTAGTATATATAGTTTCTGATCAAGTTTCTACTTCAAAGTTATTGCACAGGATATGCTACACAATTTTATAGGTCATATCAAGATAGTGGCTAATTCAATTCTATGTCAAATAGTTCTTCACTATGATTCCTAATGTATGATTATCTGGTAGAGTGAAAGAGAAATGTATTGCACCTGAAGAAAAATCAAATATGATGGATGTTCTGTCATCATGGTTTGAGAGGTGGTGATTTTGTGGAGTCTTAGTACTAAAGGCCAATAAAATCGGCTGCTTTCCATATGGAATCTCCGTTTTAAGCTGAAATGCCAAATAAATTTCAGCTCCATTTGTGGCAACAGCAGGAGACACAGTATTTAGAGGTAGTTCGCCTTTGCCTGCTATGACTTCTGATTGCTTCTTACCCTTTAGATAAAACTGCTTGATTTTAGTGTGACCATGCTTGTTAATCCATCCCACCATTGCGCTTGAACCAACCATGGAACTATTTCTGGAAAATCCAATTCCCACCCACCCAACGGTGTAGGGAGCAGATAGTATGATAGTTGTGATATCACCATTCTTGGTGTACTGTATAACCCAGTCAACATTTAAATGAAACAAATTATTGCTACATTCTGAAATCAGGTAAAAAGAATTGGCTCATCATGAATCACAGCTAAGGTGTAAAATAAACGAGTATATATACTTGGTtagatgaaaaagaaagaaaaagaaaaaaaattaaaattggaaTGGAAGATGAACTGACCCTCATTTCATAGGTATTCCAAACAGGCTTGCATATGGTAGAGGATATATTTTGGTATGGTGGAGGGAGGAAAATCTGATAATTTGTATTCTGGCAGGTAGTTTCTGCATTGTTTGAGAAAAGAAGCAGGTGAGAGGTATCAGTCTCTTGCGTTTGAAGGGTATGGAATTTGGTGGTGGTTGCTGGTGGGGAATAGTAGTGGTTGGTGCAGCAGTGGTAATCATGGTTGAGTCCTGAGAGCTCTACACCAACAGCATTGAGTCAGAGAGTTTCCAATTGCATACCATTCATAACATGAGACTAATGCTCAGGAGTCAGGACTATCTATCTTCACAACACAATGAACACATTCTAGTATTCTTCTACACAATACTCATACTAATCATTTTAAGCCGCACGTGGATTTCTGGAATCTGGAGTTTACAACCACTTCCCTTTGCATATCAGCCTTacactctc comes from the Arachis duranensis cultivar V14167 chromosome 7, aradu.V14167.gnm2.J7QH, whole genome shotgun sequence genome and includes:
- the LOC107496229 gene encoding cytochrome b561 and DOMON domain-containing protein At3g61750 isoform X4, encoding MVGSSAMVGWINKHGHTKIKQFYLKGKKQSEVIAGKGELPLNTVSPAVATNGAEIYLAFQLKTEIPYGKQPILLAFSTKTPQNHHLSNHDDRTSIIFDFSSVAGPQDPASDGLIQMRRNHGIVGIIGWGLILPVGAIVARYLRHKDPLWFYLHSVIQFVGFAFTLGTVLLGIQLYNNMHAHIPAHRGIGIFVLVLTILQILAFFLRPNKDSKYRNLWNLYHSWSGRMALFFASLNIVLGMQAAGAGSDWKIGYGFLVSIIIIAIVVLEVLAYLKRSEKRSLHASFQMDSVPDPSFPNNFSKVSNVPIQAQAGYGI
- the LOC107496229 gene encoding cytochrome b561 and DOMON domain-containing protein At3g61750 isoform X1, translating into MRYTKNGDITTIILSAPYTVGWVGIGFSRNSSMVGSSAMVGWINKHGHTKIKQFYLKGKKQSEVIAGKGELPLNTVSPAVATNGAEIYLAFQLKTEIPYGKQPILLAFSTKTPQNHHLSNHDDRTSIIFDFSSVAGPQDPASDGLIQMRRNHGIVGIIGWGLILPVGAIVARYLRHKDPLWFYLHSVIQFVGFAFTLGTVLLGIQLYNNMHAHIPAHRGIGIFVLVLTILQILAFFLRPNKDSKYRNLWNLYHSWSGRMALFFASLNIVLGMQAAGAGSDWKIGYGFLVSIIIIAIVVLEVLAYLKRSEKRSLHASFQMDSVPDPSFPNNFSKVSNVPIQAQAGYGI
- the LOC107496229 gene encoding cytochrome b561 and DOMON domain-containing protein At3g61750 isoform X2, whose product is MRYTKNGDITTIILSAPYTVGWVGIGFSRNSSMVGSSAMVGWINKHGHTKIKQFYLKGKKQSEVIAGKGELPLNTVSPAVATNGAEIYLAFQLKTEIPYGKQPILLAFSTKTPQNHHLSNHDDRTSIIFDFSSGPQDPASDGLIQMRRNHGIVGIIGWGLILPVGAIVARYLRHKDPLWFYLHSVIQFVGFAFTLGTVLLGIQLYNNMHAHIPAHRGIGIFVLVLTILQILAFFLRPNKDSKYRNLWNLYHSWSGRMALFFASLNIVLGMQAAGAGSDWKIGYGFLVSIIIIAIVVLEVLAYLKRSEKRSLHASFQMDSVPDPSFPNNFSKVSNVPIQAQAGYGI
- the LOC107496229 gene encoding cytochrome b561 and DOMON domain-containing protein At3g61750 isoform X3 yields the protein MRYTKNGDITTIILSAPYTVGWVGIGFSRNSSMVGSSAMVGWINKHGHTKIKQFYLKGKKQSEVIAGKGELPLNTVSPAVATNGAEIYLAFQLKTEIPYGKQPILLAFSTKTPQNHHLSNHDDRTSIIFDFSSVAGPQDPASDGLIQMRRNHGIVGIIGWGLILPVGAIVARYLRHKDPLWFYLHSVIQFVGFAFTLGTVLLGIQLYNNMHAHIPAHRGIGIFVLVLTILQILAFFLRPNKDSKYRNLWNLYHSWSGRMALFFASLNIVLGMQAAGAGSDWKIGYGFLVSIIIIAIVVLEVLAYLKRSEKRSLHASFQMDSVPDPSFPNNFSKG